The Methanobacterium sp. region GTGGAAATAAGCCCAATCCCAAAGATTAGGAGACTTTAATTCTTCAGAAAAAAGGTTTTTCTGCACTTTAATTGATATTTTCTTTGATAACATGTCTGAATATATCTCATTTGAAATTATTTTAGGAAATTTAACTTCAAACATTTCATTCACTAAAATAAGATTAATATTTAATATCCTTTTAATATTTAGTTCATTAGTTTTTTCTGTTATTTCTTTCCAATCCAAATCATATCTTTTGATCAGTTCAGCAATGTCACAAAGCCACGCTAAGCGGGACCAGTGGTGTCCAGCAGCATGAATAGATAATATTAAAAACATATTTTCAGGGGAGAAAACTGAAATTTCATGACCATTTAAGTACATAAAATCAAGTTCATCGCTTAATAAAGATTCAGGGAGCGATGGAAAGGAAAAAAAATTACTAAAAAATTTCCACTGAAAATCTATAGAAAAATTATGATTTTCATTTACTAAAATGAAACCCTTTTGTGATCTAAAATAAATTTCTTCTAACTTTTTATTAATATGGAAATATGGATAATATCCTTCAGAGAAAAGGAAATTTCTAATTTTAAGAGCTTCAGATTTTTTTATAAAAACATCAAGATCATTAAATTCTCGTAATGCAATGTTACCATATATAGAATTAGCTAGATTCGGCCCTTTATAAGGTATTACAGTTATGCTCTTAGATTTTAGTAAAGATAAAACCTTTATCAACTCTCCAGTTAATAAGAGATTTCTTTGAA contains the following coding sequences:
- a CDS encoding nucleotidyltransferase family protein gives rise to the protein MKDKLRVEDELLLCCARTNVEAGIRDKILYLVQGDLDWDYLLKLAMRHRLMPLLYYNLNSICREKVPKQILNKLKDYFNKNLQRNLLLTGELIKVLSLLKSKSITVIPYKGPNLANSIYGNIALREFNDLDVFIKKSEALKIRNFLFSEGYYPYFHINKKLEEIYFRSQKGFILVNENHNFSIDFQWKFFSNFFSFPSLPESLLSDELDFMYLNGHEISVFSPENMFLILSIHAAGHHWSRLAWLCDIAELIKRYDLDWKEITEKTNELNIKRILNINLILVNEMFEVKFPKIISNEIYSDMLSKKISIKVQKNLFSEELKSPNLWDWAYFHLKIRENLKNGIIDSIKDVTVPSIDEIKGLELPNKLYPIYYVFRPFNLIKKYKKG